The proteins below are encoded in one region of Hordeum vulgare subsp. vulgare chromosome 3H, MorexV3_pseudomolecules_assembly, whole genome shotgun sequence:
- the LOC123439089 gene encoding uncharacterized protein LOC123439089, whose product MTMVKKALMAAVALVLMVLVLVDGRVHHRSETECKNDLLAAGPLESSVILECCKFLSVPCLCQIRTELAEKQKMARIGEIEREWFPFTRACTIAASEQVCSLDGFLV is encoded by the coding sequence ATGACCATGGTGAAGAAGGCGTTGATGGCCGCGGTGGCGctggtgctgatggtgctggtgctggtggatGGCAGGGTCCATCACCGGAGTGAAACTGAATGCAAGAATGACCTCCTCGCTGCTGGGCCCCTCGAATCCAGTGTCATCTTGGAGTGCTGCAAATTTTTATCAGTGCCGTGCTTGTGCCAGATCCGTACGGAGCTCGCGGAGAAGCAGAAGATGGCACGGATCGGTGAAATAGAACGTGAGTGGTTCCCTTTCACTCGCGCATGCACCATCGCCGCCTCGGAACAAGTTTGCTCTCTGGATGGATTCCTAGTCTAG